Proteins from a genomic interval of Branchiostoma floridae strain S238N-H82 unplaced genomic scaffold, Bfl_VNyyK Sc7u5tJ_1189, whole genome shotgun sequence:
- the LOC118407297 gene encoding protein phosphatase Slingshot homolog 2-like, which produces MSLVTVQRSPTPSNSGSSSGSVEIYVNNSLPSSSKDADDESEEKRLKRTHSLCESYVAIKDCVLILPQSDNVQRPARSTRGAMKRQRREGTDDLLEMTCHLPCFIYLSYQGYYIHCRHYLPQGDLQNHLQSMFYLLRPQDTIKLAVKLESAYPDRIRYMAIVSCFGREDTEESIILGIDFQDRQSEASVGLVLPIWSNTKVTLDGDGGFSVSSHGRYFIFKPVSVQAMWSALQSLHKVAAIAREYNYFDGSIFLTWTGYYSNRISSNQSCVKEWHVLDDLMCHRPESPSLYGDRPTEKVLTERNIRKFLKMVMMQVDLENVTSKQVRQQVEKKMNTNLHDFRGYIDQEMIIILGQMDAASEIFEHLYLGSEWNASNLEELQQNGVGYILNVTREIDNFYPGMFDYFNVRVYDEEDSELLSHWNRTYEYIEKAKRMGSKCLVHCKMGVSRSASTVIAYAMKEYNMAMQDAYNYVKSIRSCIKPNCAFMQQLEEYQGILDASNQRHNKLWRQPTQEQPTSNPAEDDKNDHSDNESIDSVEVEVFTSTPKMDRPTDPVAREIEVSSMPDLENIGSEEEGQQGSGEDDGGSSSDLDVTLEVTSEETDSAEKETPANGRTAEVMTSGSGVESEQKQSGSESDAEDDDTVPSYKVDFFSLMEKFNRPTSPRRESRRKSFSSLGRKGSHGRSWSENDRLSQTCPELVSVTPVKTKVQPQHADPADTEGLEYRDSMEQGQGSEVEGQIPAGLVAANVVVGSAGLVEGQVAGAGGPAGGSTAAGGQQVEAGEQAGVEEYQRSLSQPPKASAEGHVLDFDPKVMSVREIVSGFESQTGGGAPEVTTTTAPATPAAGRKVRPTSMPKDDHSWIRDIAQWCSEMSQQGGLHGQLGADRPRAFSESPTLAVAEEMSRRKSEWQRSCEDLKNSRSYSDPDVRTPRNDDSHHGNVGTERQKEKVLGFRTKSDSKSSAATSTSADRPLLRVENAKHVEQNTATQQDSAKTAEPAQTTADQQPSSLAWKPGVVKQQKQQIERKYGGGTWSETPESSLDIKTVEQGGKQEESDGAESKTYDPDTKGAKPSELLPRNLPTRPVTILETSDSAARPTSLAVGKEEEKGDQSSKDDNIMLQSGIVKKHKDGFEQRWRLSVGSNYEELASSMEAAGGTAEKSSPVVEDKGPMASAYPAENIPWFVGAVKQQKGVIETRKVVTPTEPKPDSSDGELFAPVTPTGDDLSTSSEEGIVKKRTRELEALSSSDVSNTMKKSASATGLSDRTSTLKDDDDSRRSSTKSLEDFQGFSTRSESAPENLRYCVSEKSSPVGSPTKSDDLSVRVLVSIFDKSKEGEEAKTSEREHAEVERSKSFSEGQTEQNSSEKENHQFQSAKPLARTRPRLGADPNPPVVLSNRKTRQYSRNHPVSRLRKDRKQRSTNPFYNTM; this is translated from the exons CCATGAAGAGGCAGCGTCGGGAGGGCACAGACGATCTGTTAGAGATGACGTGTCACCTGCCCTGTTTTATCTACCTGTCCTACCAGGGGTACTACATACACTGCAGACACTATCTGCCGCAGG GTGATCTACAGAACCACCTGCAGTCTATGTTCTACCTGCTGCGGCCGCAGGACACCATCAAACTC GCGGTCAAACTTGAGAGTGCATACCCCGACCGTATCCGCTACATGGCGATCGTCTCATGTTTCGGGCGGGAAGATACGGAGGAGAGCATCATCCTGGGTATCGATTTCCAGGACCGGCAGTCGGAGGCGTCGGTGGGGCTGGTGCTTCCCATCTGGAGTAACACCAAGGTGACGCTGGACGGAGATGG AGGGTTCAGTGTGAGCAGCCACGGGCGGTACTTCATCTTCAAACCTGTCTCTGTTCAGGCCATGTG GTCGGCCCTCCAGAGCCTGCACAAAGTGGCAGCCATCGCCAGGGAGTACAACTACTTTGACGGCAGCATCTTCCTGACATGGACGGGTTACTATAGCAACCGCATCTCCTCCAACCAGTCGTGTGTGAAGGAGTGGCACGTGCTGGATGACCTGATGTGCCATCGGCCGGAGTCGCCGTCCTTATATGGAGACAG ACCCACGGAGAAAGTGCTGACTGAGCGAAACATCCGGAAGTTCCTGAAGATGGTGATGATGCAGGTGGACCTGGAGAACGTCACCAGCAAACAG GTTCGTCAGCAGGTAGAGAAGAAGATGAACACCAACCTGCATGATTTCAGGGGTTACATCGACCAGGAGATGATCATCATCCTGGGACAGATGGATGCCGCTTCTGAGATCTTCGAACACCTGTACCTG GGTTCTGAATGGAATGCATCGAATCTTGAAGAGTTGCAGCAAAATGG TGTTGGCTACATCCTGAATGTGACCAGAGAGATTGACAACTTCTACCCGGGCATGTTTGACTACTTTAAC GTGCGTGTGTACGACGAGGAGGACTCGGAGCTGCTTAGCCACTGGAATAGGACCTACGAGTACATCGAGAAGGCAAA GAGGATGGGGTCCAAATGCCTGGTTCACTGCAAGATGGGTGTCAGCAGGTCTGCATCCACG GTGATTGCCTACGCCATGAAGGAGTACAACATGGCCATGCAGGACGCCTACAACTACGTCAAGAGCATCCGCAGCTGCATCAAGCCCAACTGTGCCTTCATGCAGCAGCTGGAGGAGTACCAGGGCATCCTGGATGCCAG CAACCAGAGGCACAACAAGCTGTGGCGCCAGCCGACCCAGGAGCAGCCAACCAGCAATCCCGCAGAGGATGACAAGAACGACCACTCTGATAATGAATCCATAGACTCTGTTGAGGTAGAAGTGTTCACCTCCACTCCCAAAATGGATCGACCCACTGACCCTGTTGCCAGGGAGATAGAGGTCAGCAGTATGCCTGACCTTGAGAACATTGGTTCTGAGGAGGAAGGTCAGCAGGGTTCAGGTGAGGATGACGGCGGGTCGTCCAGCGACCTTGATGTGACGCTAGAGGTCACGAGTGAGGAAACGGACTCTGCGGAGAAGGAGACCCCAGCCAATGGTAGAACTGCTGAGGTCATGACCTCTGGGTCAGGAGTCGAGTCAGAACAGAAGCAGTCAGGGTCAGAGAGTGATGCGGAAGACGACGACACTGTTCCGTCCTACAAAGTCGACTTTTTCAGCCTGATGGAAAAATTCAACAGACCGACCAGCCCTCGAAGGGAGTCGCGAAGAAAATCGTTTTCCTCGTTGGGGAGAAAGGGGAGCCATGGGAGGTCATGGTCGGAGAACGACCGGCTGTCGCAGACTTGCCCGGAGCTGGTCTCGGTGACGCCGGTCAAAACGAAGGTACAGCCGCAGCACGCTGACCCGGCTGACACGGAGGGGTTAGAATATAGGGACAGTATGGAGCAAGGTCAAGGGTCAGAGGTGGAAGGTCAGATCCCGGCTGGCTTGGTGGCTGCTAATGTGGTGGTGGGTTCAGCTGGTTTGGTGGAGGGGCAGGTGGCTGGCGCAGGTGGTCCGGCAGGCGGTTCTACAGCTGCAGGTGGTCAGCAGGTGGAGGCTGGGGAACAAGCTGGG GTGGAGGAATACCAGCGGAGTCTGAGCCAGCCGCCCAAGGCCAGCGCCGAGGGTCATGTCCTTGACTTTGACCCCAAGGTCATGTCTGTGAGGGAGATCGTGTCCGGGTTCGAGTCTCAGACCGGCGGAGGGGCGCCGGAGGTAACCACGACGACGGCGCCGGCCACGCCTGCTGCCGGGCGGAAG GTGCGCCCCACGTCCATGCCAAAGGACGACCACAGCTGGATCCGCGACATCGCACAGTGGTGTTCCGAGATGAGTCAGCAGGGGGGGCTGCACGGGCAGCTGGGCGCCGACCGGCCGCGAGCGTTCTCGGAGTCGCCCACCCTGGCGGTCGCCGAGGAGATGAGTCGCAGGAAGAGCGAGTGGCAGCGAAGCTGTGAGGACCTCAAGAACTCGCGAAGCTACAGCGACCCCGACGTACGGACACCCAGGAACGACGACAGTCACCATGGCAACGTCGGAACAGAGCGACAGAAGGAGAAGGTGCTTGGCTTTAGGACAAAATCGGATTCCAAGAGTTCGGCTGCAACATCAACATCTGCAGACAGGCCTTTGTTAAGAGTGGAAAATGCCAAACATGTGGAACAGAATACAGCTACCCAGCAGGACTCTGCTAAAACAGCGGAACCAGCACAAACAACAGCCGACCAACAACCCTCCAGTCTGGCGTGGAAGCCAGGAGTCGTAAAACAGCAGAAACAGCAGATAGAGAGAAAATACGGAGGAGGGACTTGGTCTGAAACACCAGAATCAAGTCTGGACATTAAAACCGTTGAACAGGGAGGAAAGCAAGAGGAATCAGATGGTGCCGAGAGTAAAACTTACGATCCTGACACTAAAGGTGCCAAACCCTCGGAGTTGTTACCGAGAAACCTTCCCACACGGCCGGTGACGATTCTGGAAACGTCTGACTCAGCAGCCAGGCCGACGTCCCTGGCAGTAGGGAAGGAGGAAGAGAAAGGTGACCAGTCTTCCAAGGACGACAACATCATGCTTCAGTCTGGGATAGTCAAGAAACACAAGGACGGTTTCGAGCAGAGGTGGAGACTCTCGGTAGGGTCGAACTACGAGGAGCTTGCCTCGTCCATGGAGGCGGCTGGAGGTACCGCAGAAAAGTCGTCACCTGTAGTAGAAGACAAGGGTCCCATGGCATCGGCGTATCCTGCGGAAAACATACCATGGTTTGTCGGAGCGGTGAAACAGCAGAAGGGTGTCATAGAAACGCGGAAGGTCGTCACGCCAACCGAACCCAAGCCGGACAGTTCTGACGGAGAGCTGTTTGCGCCAGTCACCCCTACAGGAGACGATCTGTCCACCAGTTCTGAGGAGGGCATCGTGAAGAAGAGAACGCGGGAACTGGAGGCTCTGAGCAGCAGCGACGTGTCGAACACGATGAAGAAGTCAGCCTCTGCGACGGGTCTCTCTGACCGAACCTCCACACTCAAAGACGACGACGACTCAAGACGATCGTCTACAAAGAGTCTCGAAGACTTTCAGGGTTTCTCTACGCGATCGGAGTCAGCTCCGGAGAACTTACGCTACTGTGTGTCGGAGAAAAGTTCCCCGGTCGGGTCCCCAACGAAAAGCGACGATCTGAGTGTCCGCGTGCTCGTCAGCATTTTCGACAAGTCCAAAGAGGGCGAGGAGGCAAAGACTTCGGAACGTGAACACGCGGAAGTGGAGAGGTCCAAGTCGTTTTCCGAAGGCCAAACGGAACAGAATAGTTCAGAAAAGGAGAATCACCAGTTCCAGTCCGCGAAACCCCTGGCTAGGACTCGCCCCAGGTTGGGCGCTGACCCCAACCCCCCGGTCGTGTTGTCCAACAGGAAAACGCGCCAGTACAGTAGAAACCACCCCGTCAGTAGACTGAGAAAAGACAGGAAACAGAGAAGCACAAATCCCTTCTACAACACCATGTGA